The Deltaproteobacteria bacterium genome segment CCCTCCCGCCGGCCCTCGCGGCGAGCGGCTGCCGGGCGCTGGACGCACCGGACGCTGCGCTCCCCCGGCTTCCGGCCCCGATCGAGGCGCTGTGGGTCGATGCCGAGGATCTCGGGCTTCCGGAGCCCGCGAGCGCCTGGATCCCCGCGCTCGGGGTCCTCGAAGGGGTGTTCCCGATCGCGGAGCTCTGCGCGCCCGAGGTCGTCACGGCGGCCGCCTTCGATGCCGGCGGCCCGGCCCCGGCTCGAGAGCCCGCCGCCCACGGCTTCCTGCGCGCGCTGGTCGCGGCCCGGGCCGCGCGCGCGCGCGAGCGGCCCGGCGGTTCGGGCTGCGGCGCGGCCGAGCTCGAGGCGCGGGGGCGCATGCGCCGCGCGGCGGGGGCTCTGCTCGAGCGCTACCTGGAGCAGCTCGGACTGGGGTTCCCGTGAACGCTGCGATCGGCGCCGTCCACGCGCCCGTCGTCGCCTGCCTCGCCGTCTCCAAGCGCTACGGCGAGCGCCTGGCGGTCGACGGCCTCGATCTCGGGGTGCCGCCCGGCACCTGCTTCGGGCTGCTCGGGCCGAACGGGGCCGGCAAGACGACGGCGCTGCGCATGATCTACGGCGTGACGCGGCCGACGGCGGGGCGCATCACGGCGTTCGGGCTCGACGTGGCGCGCGACACCCGGCGCGTCCGCGCGCGGCTCGGCGTGACGCTGCAGGAGAACGCGCTGGTGGAGGCGCTCGACGCGCGCGAGAACCTGCGCATCTTCGCGCGCTACCACCGGCTCCCGCACGCGGAGGCCGAACGCCGGATCGAGGAGCTGCTCGACTTCCTCGAGCTGCGCTCGCACGCGGGCCTGCCGGTGCGGGCGCTCTCGGGCGGGTTCCAGCGGCGGCTGGCGATCGCGCTCTCGCTCGTGAACCGCCCCGAGCTGCTGATCCTCGACGAGCCCACCACCGGCCTCGACCCCGCCGTGCGGCTGGCGCTCTGGGAGCGCGTGCGCGAGCTGCGCGCCCGCGGCACCACGATCCTGCTCACCACGCACTACATGGACGAGGCCGAGCGCCTGTGCGACCGGCTCGCGATCCTGGCGGCGGGCCGCGTGGTGGCGGAGGGCGCGCCCGCGGCGCTGATCCGCGAGCACCTGGCCGCGCAGGCCCTCGAGCTCGCCGTGGCACCCGCCGACGAGGCACGCGTGCTCGCCGGTCTCGACGGCGTGCGCCGGCTGCGCAGCGGCCGCCGCCTGGTGCTCTTCGCGGACGACGCCGCCGGGCTGCTGGTGACGCTGCGGGCGCGCCGCGCAGCGGGGGATCCTGCCGCCGTGGTCGTGCGGCCCGCCAACCTGGAGGACGTCTTCCTGGCCCTCACCGGTACCGGCCTGGAGGCCGCATGAGCCCTCGGGAGCTGCGGAGATGAGCGTCTCACGCTACGCGCTCGCGGTCTGGTGGCGGAACTTCTCGATGTACCGCCGCACCTGGAAGATGAACCTGCTGCCGAACTTCTTCGAGCCCCTCCTCTACCTGCTCTCGATCGGGATCGGCGTCGGCGCCTACGTGAGCCAGATGGGGGGCGTCTCCTACGTGGAGTTCCTGGCGCCCGGCCTGGTCGCGGTGGCGGCGATGAACGGCGCGAGCTTCGAGGTCACCTACAACGCCTTCGTGCGCATGAACTTCGAGAAGACCTACGCCGCGATGCTGACGACCCCGATCCAGCCCGACGACGTGCTGGCCGGCGAGGTGCTGTGGGCCGTGACGCGCGCCACGATCTACGGCGGCTGCTTCCTGATCGTGCTCGCGGCGCTCGGCCTGGCGCCGCTGCCAGCGGCGCTCTGGGCGTTGCCGATCCTGCCGCTCACGGGCCTGCTCTTCGCCGCGACCGGGATCGCCTTCTCGCTGCGCATCCCGACCATCGAGCCGCTCACCTTCTACTTCACGATCTTCCTGACGCCGCTCTTCCTGTTCTCGGACGTCTTCTTCCCGCTCCGCGAGCGGCTCTCGGGCGGCTGGCTGTGGGTGGCCGAGGCGCTGCCGCTGCTCCACCCGGTGCGCCTTGCGCGGCACGCCTTCCGCGGCGAGTGGTCCCCCGTGCTGCTCTGGGACCTCGCCTACGTGGTGGCGTTCTCGGCATTGCTGCTCGGGTTGGCCCTGCGCGTGACGCGGCGCCGCCTCGCGGCTTGAGGACGGCGCTGCCAGCCGGCCGCCGATCCGACGCACGCTCGACGAGCCCTGCTCAGCGCCTGCGGCGGCTGCCGTAGTCCTCGAAGGGGTCGTCGCGCTCGCGCACGGCCTGGCGGAAGCCCGCCTCCTGGGCGCGCCGCACGAAGTCGAGGCCCTCCTGGGTGTGGCGGGCGACGCCGTCGAAGAGCGTGCCGAGGGTCCGGCTCGCGGCGAAGCCCATGTTCTCCACG includes the following:
- a CDS encoding ABC transporter ATP-binding protein; translated protein: MNAAIGAVHAPVVACLAVSKRYGERLAVDGLDLGVPPGTCFGLLGPNGAGKTTALRMIYGVTRPTAGRITAFGLDVARDTRRVRARLGVTLQENALVEALDARENLRIFARYHRLPHAEAERRIEELLDFLELRSHAGLPVRALSGGFQRRLAIALSLVNRPELLILDEPTTGLDPAVRLALWERVRELRARGTTILLTTHYMDEAERLCDRLAILAAGRVVAEGAPAALIREHLAAQALELAVAPADEARVLAGLDGVRRLRSGRRLVLFADDAAGLLVTLRARRAAGDPAAVVVRPANLEDVFLALTGTGLEAA
- a CDS encoding ABC transporter permease, with product MSVSRYALAVWWRNFSMYRRTWKMNLLPNFFEPLLYLLSIGIGVGAYVSQMGGVSYVEFLAPGLVAVAAMNGASFEVTYNAFVRMNFEKTYAAMLTTPIQPDDVLAGEVLWAVTRATIYGGCFLIVLAALGLAPLPAALWALPILPLTGLLFAATGIAFSLRIPTIEPLTFYFTIFLTPLFLFSDVFFPLRERLSGGWLWVAEALPLLHPVRLARHAFRGEWSPVLLWDLAYVVAFSALLLGLALRVTRRRLAA